One genomic segment of Leptolyngbya subtilissima AS-A7 includes these proteins:
- a CDS encoding ATP-binding protein produces MAESDLPHSSTKPAQKAFENVNAGRDIKADIRQESNIRIEESAVGSAIVSGDGNTIYVIHQTTEQRPDSSRADTAVSIGPNPYKGLAAFNENDADRYFGREGQVNRLWQRFWDLVEQSGRADTVPRFLPILGPSGCGKSSLARAGFIPELARRPLPGKEGMRVAVLVPGTHPVEALAGVLAKVATQDPMPVTKTREFTTELNLPTAAGLYDGMRRIADLMPQIKDSPLVVLVDQFEEIYSLCKDTDERQVFVENLLCAASDPTGNVSVIITLRSDFLGETQRHPVLNQVIGSDQSVIVPAMTEAELRRAIAEPAKQAGHPLDEAIVDLLVKDTEGREGALPLLQFALTRIWEGLGEGTPPAETYRQMGGVGGALAGKAQEIYDKLPEAEKDIARRIFIGLVQLGEGTRDTRRRAAIENLMASQDRPETWQQVLDRFSSPGARLITLSSQANQEIAEVSHEALFRHWQQLNDWLDSSRDDIRFERRLEAAAQYWQDQRRPAGLLWQRPDLDLLRDYHKRLRHQMIALQLEFFQAAVGRETRQKILLGGAVSALAVLAAGMTWFGIQAHQSGQRALARQLAAQAEQLLNATSATQNEAGALLSVKSLAPHKTWQKESGDVNQALRRALNTSLSLATFNHDAEVLAVNFSADGTRVATASSDKTARIHWLGSRDLAEQVCLRLSRNLTAAEWTNYVQTDLTNYSLTCPQLPVHSTLIEEARQHAETGNVQAATALLRRVLKLDRDAGQTVDIDPSTEILEQDPKTVALKFSAVSVVREAENLAREGKLKQAISRYQKALSLNSEIDLNPATEDIIEDDSEAVANAIHDAATQSTGSGQSD; encoded by the coding sequence ATGGCAGAATCAGACTTGCCCCATTCGTCGACTAAACCTGCTCAAAAGGCCTTTGAGAATGTCAACGCAGGGCGCGATATCAAGGCTGATATCCGTCAGGAAAGCAACATCCGCATTGAAGAAAGCGCTGTTGGTAGCGCCATTGTCTCCGGTGATGGCAATACCATCTACGTCATTCACCAGACAACTGAGCAGCGGCCTGATTCGAGTCGAGCTGATACCGCTGTGTCCATTGGCCCTAATCCCTATAAAGGGCTCGCGGCCTTTAACGAGAACGATGCGGATCGCTACTTTGGCCGAGAAGGGCAAGTGAATCGGCTCTGGCAACGGTTTTGGGATTTAGTCGAGCAATCGGGCCGGGCTGATACCGTACCACGCTTCTTGCCAATTTTAGGGCCATCAGGCTGTGGGAAGTCATCCCTGGCGCGGGCTGGGTTTATTCCGGAACTGGCGAGAAGGCCCCTGCCTGGCAAAGAAGGGATGCGGGTGGCGGTGTTGGTACCGGGCACTCATCCGGTGGAAGCCCTGGCGGGGGTACTGGCGAAAGTTGCTACCCAAGACCCGATGCCGGTCACCAAAACACGAGAGTTTACCACTGAACTAAATCTACCAACTGCCGCCGGACTTTATGACGGTATGCGACGGATTGCCGATCTGATGCCCCAGATCAAAGACTCCCCGCTGGTAGTTCTGGTAGACCAATTCGAGGAAATTTACTCGCTTTGCAAAGACACAGATGAACGCCAAGTGTTTGTTGAAAATCTGCTCTGTGCTGCTAGTGACCCCACTGGCAACGTGTCGGTGATTATCACCCTACGTAGTGACTTTTTAGGAGAAACCCAGCGTCACCCTGTGCTCAATCAGGTGATTGGCTCAGACCAGAGCGTGATTGTGCCTGCGATGACGGAAGCCGAGCTGCGTCGCGCCATTGCCGAGCCAGCCAAGCAGGCCGGACATCCTCTGGATGAAGCGATAGTCGATCTATTAGTGAAGGATACTGAAGGGCGAGAAGGAGCACTGCCGCTGCTGCAATTTGCCCTGACGCGGATTTGGGAAGGGCTGGGTGAGGGTACCCCCCCGGCAGAAACCTATCGGCAAATGGGTGGCGTGGGCGGTGCCCTGGCAGGGAAGGCTCAGGAAATCTACGACAAGCTGCCTGAGGCCGAAAAAGACATTGCCCGACGAATCTTTATCGGGCTGGTGCAGCTGGGCGAAGGCACTCGCGATACGCGACGGCGAGCTGCCATAGAGAACCTGATGGCCAGCCAGGACAGGCCAGAAACATGGCAACAAGTGCTCGATCGCTTTTCCTCCCCAGGGGCAAGACTGATCACGCTTTCGAGTCAAGCCAATCAAGAAATCGCCGAAGTTAGCCATGAAGCCCTATTTAGGCATTGGCAACAATTGAACGATTGGCTCGATAGCAGCCGGGATGACATTCGTTTTGAGCGACGCCTGGAGGCGGCTGCCCAGTATTGGCAAGACCAGAGACGACCCGCAGGTTTGTTGTGGCAGCGCCCAGATCTCGATTTACTGCGCGACTACCACAAACGGTTACGCCACCAGATGATAGCCCTACAGCTTGAGTTCTTTCAGGCAGCGGTTGGGCGAGAGACTCGGCAAAAGATTCTCCTGGGGGGAGCCGTCAGCGCATTAGCCGTCTTAGCGGCGGGTATGACGTGGTTTGGCATCCAGGCTCATCAATCTGGGCAGCGAGCCCTGGCCCGTCAGCTAGCCGCTCAGGCAGAACAATTACTCAATGCAACCAGTGCGACACAAAATGAAGCCGGTGCCCTCCTATCGGTCAAATCCCTTGCCCCCCATAAGACGTGGCAAAAAGAATCTGGAGATGTGAATCAAGCCTTGCGTCGTGCGCTGAACACCTCACTATCCCTCGCCACCTTCAACCACGATGCCGAGGTCTTGGCGGTGAACTTTAGCGCCGATGGCACGCGGGTGGCCACCGCGAGTAGTGACAAGACGGCGCGAATACATTGGCTAGGGTCCCGTGACTTGGCCGAGCAAGTCTGTCTGAGATTGAGCCGAAATCTGACAGCCGCAGAATGGACAAACTATGTTCAGACCGATTTGACCAACTACAGCCTGACCTGTCCTCAGTTGCCGGTGCACTCCACCCTGATTGAGGAAGCTAGACAACACGCTGAAACAGGCAATGTTCAAGCAGCGACTGCATTGTTACGCAGAGTCCTTAAGCTGGATCGTGATGCGGGTCAAACGGTAGATATTGACCCTTCAACTGAGATTTTGGAGCAAGACCCAAAAACCGTTGCTTTGAAGTTTTCAGCTGTGAGTGTGGTGAGAGAGGCTGAGAACCTGGCTCGAGAAGGCAAGCTCAAGCAGGCCATCTCCCGTTATCAAAAAGCGCTTTCCCTAAATTCTGAAATTGACCTCAATCCGGCTACTGAGGATATCATTGAGGACGATTCTGAAGCAGTCGCTAATGCGATCCATGATGCA